Proteins from one Brevibacillus humidisoli genomic window:
- a CDS encoding acyl-CoA carboxylase subunit beta — translation MSEEMYQKIDEMYERKRKIELGGGDKRIEAQHHRGKLTARERIDILLDRGTFVELNPFVKHRATNFGMDQLEGPGEGVVTGYGKIEGRLVYVFAQDFTVFGGALGEMHAKKIVSVMDLAAKNGAPVIGLNDSGGARIQEGVVSLDGYGHIFYRNSIYSGVIPQISVILGPCAGGAVYSPAITDFVFMVEKTSQMFITGPKVIETVTGEKISSEDLGGASVHSAISGNAHFSAPTEPEVLEQVRTLLGFLPQNYREAPPRIPYQGEAGDWLEEMIELVPVAGTKVYDVKNVLKLIVDDGNFLEVQPNFARNIVVGFGRIDGQSVGLIANQPKVMAGGLDIDSSDKLARFIRTCDAFNIPLITFVDVTGFFPGINQEHGGIIRHGAKILYAYSEATVPKISVITRKAYGGAYVALNSKAIGADVVYAWPNAEIAVMGPEGAANIIFAREIEQSDNPAAVRQAKIAEYREKFANPYVAAEHGMVDDVIDPRETRKHLKQSLEMLAGKQESRPAKKHGNIPL, via the coding sequence ATGAGTGAGGAGATGTACCAAAAGATCGATGAGATGTACGAGCGAAAACGCAAAATAGAGTTGGGCGGCGGTGACAAGCGGATCGAGGCCCAGCACCACCGCGGCAAACTGACTGCGCGGGAGCGGATCGACATCCTGCTGGACCGAGGGACGTTTGTCGAGTTGAACCCGTTTGTCAAGCACCGGGCAACCAACTTCGGCATGGATCAGTTGGAAGGACCAGGCGAGGGAGTGGTGACCGGATACGGCAAGATAGAGGGTCGTTTGGTCTACGTGTTTGCCCAGGACTTTACTGTGTTCGGCGGTGCGCTCGGCGAGATGCACGCCAAGAAGATCGTCTCGGTTATGGATCTTGCCGCCAAAAACGGCGCACCGGTCATTGGATTAAACGATTCTGGCGGCGCTCGCATTCAGGAGGGCGTCGTCTCACTGGACGGCTATGGTCACATTTTTTATCGCAATTCGATCTACTCCGGGGTGATTCCGCAGATTTCCGTCATTCTGGGACCTTGCGCCGGCGGGGCTGTCTATTCTCCAGCGATCACTGATTTTGTCTTTATGGTGGAAAAAACTTCCCAGATGTTTATCACCGGACCGAAAGTGATTGAGACGGTCACGGGTGAAAAGATCAGCAGCGAAGATCTGGGCGGAGCCAGTGTCCATTCCGCGATTAGCGGGAACGCCCACTTTAGCGCTCCAACCGAGCCGGAGGTGCTGGAGCAGGTTCGTACACTGCTCGGTTTCCTGCCGCAAAATTACCGGGAAGCTCCGCCACGAATTCCTTATCAGGGGGAAGCGGGAGATTGGCTGGAAGAGATGATCGAACTGGTGCCAGTAGCCGGCACAAAAGTGTACGATGTGAAGAATGTGCTCAAACTGATCGTAGATGACGGCAACTTCCTGGAGGTACAGCCCAACTTTGCGCGAAACATCGTGGTCGGTTTTGGTCGGATCGATGGACAGAGCGTCGGTCTGATAGCAAACCAACCGAAAGTGATGGCGGGCGGGCTGGACATCGATTCATCAGATAAACTGGCCCGCTTTATCCGTACCTGTGACGCGTTTAACATCCCACTGATCACCTTTGTCGACGTGACTGGGTTCTTCCCCGGCATTAATCAAGAGCACGGCGGGATTATCCGGCACGGTGCCAAAATCTTATATGCCTACTCGGAAGCAACAGTGCCCAAAATCAGCGTAATTACCCGCAAAGCCTACGGCGGGGCATATGTGGCGCTCAACTCCAAAGCGATTGGAGCAGATGTGGTCTACGCGTGGCCAAATGCAGAGATTGCCGTGATGGGACCAGAGGGGGCAGCCAATATTATCTTCGCCAGGGAAATCGAGCAGAGTGACAACCCTGCTGCCGTCCGCCAGGCGAAAATCGCCGAATACCGTGAAAAGTTCGCCAACCCGTATGTGGCGGCGGAGCACGGCATGGTGGATGATGTGATCGATCCTCGGGAGACGCGCAAACATCTGAAGCAATCGCTGGAGATGCTGGCCGGCAAGCAGGAGAGCCGTCCGGCCAAGAAGCATGGCAATATCCCGCTCTAA
- a CDS encoding DUF3866 family protein, with protein MLEVVTGTVLSVVEEDARMQILEVRCGAERAGEQPERAIYFCSGKERCAAGDKVLLNVTAVRMGLGTGGSHFVIGRWTKRPTDYHPTDWGHIVKMRYSPWQLTVDAVEEQNSPWHDVFLDESRHLERTPVLIGELHSLLPFLVLTLKRIRPQARIVYVMPDGASLPIALSRHVRHLKQQGHLEATVTTGHAWGGDLEAVNLYTGLLAAKHVTNGQFILCILGPGVVGTGTPYGFSGMQLAEAIHAVSLLGGIPIYVPRISFSDRRSRHYGMSHHTLTLLKRFVLQPSLVPVPHFGDERDKVIGEQERRANLYQNHCRLSAAAPSLETVARVQRDYPESITTMGRGIQHDPAPLQTAYVAAQVADFCRSWADREANSSRQVASDELTVSGRQQQGASAVPPDRDELATLATLWACLTDGAE; from the coding sequence ATGCTTGAGGTCGTTACCGGTACGGTGCTAAGCGTGGTAGAGGAAGATGCAAGAATGCAGATCTTAGAGGTAAGGTGTGGAGCGGAGCGAGCGGGCGAACAGCCAGAGCGGGCAATCTATTTCTGCAGTGGCAAAGAGCGTTGCGCGGCAGGCGACAAAGTGCTGCTCAATGTTACCGCTGTGCGGATGGGACTGGGTACGGGAGGCAGTCACTTCGTCATCGGCAGGTGGACAAAGAGGCCTACAGATTACCATCCTACCGATTGGGGACATATTGTAAAGATGCGATACTCTCCTTGGCAGTTGACGGTAGATGCGGTGGAGGAGCAAAACAGCCCATGGCACGATGTGTTCCTGGACGAGTCACGTCACCTGGAGCGAACGCCAGTGCTAATCGGAGAACTGCATAGTCTGCTGCCGTTTCTTGTGCTCACACTCAAGCGGATTCGTCCGCAGGCGCGAATCGTCTATGTGATGCCAGATGGCGCTTCCCTACCCATCGCACTGAGCCGTCATGTCCGACACCTCAAGCAGCAGGGACACCTGGAAGCGACAGTAACGACCGGACACGCCTGGGGCGGCGACCTCGAAGCGGTCAATCTCTATACAGGATTGCTAGCGGCCAAGCATGTGACCAACGGGCAGTTCATCCTCTGCATACTGGGGCCGGGTGTAGTTGGAACCGGTACACCGTACGGGTTCTCTGGCATGCAGTTGGCTGAAGCGATCCACGCCGTCTCCCTGCTGGGAGGCATTCCAATCTATGTGCCGCGGATCAGTTTTTCTGATCGGCGCAGCCGTCACTATGGCATGAGCCATCATACCTTGACCCTGTTGAAACGCTTTGTTCTGCAGCCCTCACTGGTGCCAGTACCTCATTTTGGTGATGAGCGGGACAAAGTGATCGGCGAGCAGGAGCGACGGGCAAACCTGTACCAAAACCATTGCCGCCTATCTGCTGCTGCTCCTTCACTGGAGACGGTTGCTAGGGTTCAACGGGACTACCCGGAATCGATCACGACGATGGGCAGGGGAATCCAGCATGATCCCGCTCCATTACAGACCGCTTATGTGGCGGCACAGGTAGCCGATTTTTGTCGCAGTTGGGCTGATCGGGAAGCGAACAGCTCCAGACAGGTCGCTTCAGATGAACTGACTGTCAGCGGCAGACAGCAGCAGGGGGCTAGCGCTGTACCGCCCGATCGAGACGAGCTAGCCACTCTTGCAACGTTATGGGCTTGTTTGACAGACGGCGCAGAGTAG
- the spoIIM gene encoding stage II sporulation protein M, whose product MRNRFGQTIQLYLVEHRTLYLFTIVLFAMGIIFGTLIVNALAAEQKQELLSFLQYFFGSVSDQGIPETNQHFQQSFGQYLKTVAVMWVFGLSIIGLPVILLLLFLKGLIVGFTVGFLVNQLKWQGVTFSLAGVLPQNMLVVPALLIVGVAGISFSLRLIRTRLLTRQGQILPHFLSYTCISLAMLGVMTMAALFETFVSPHLMRYVLN is encoded by the coding sequence GTGCGCAATCGCTTTGGGCAAACCATCCAGCTCTACCTTGTGGAACACCGGACTCTTTACCTGTTTACCATCGTCTTGTTTGCGATGGGGATTATCTTTGGGACATTGATCGTCAACGCATTAGCGGCAGAACAGAAGCAGGAATTGCTCTCTTTTCTCCAGTACTTTTTCGGCAGTGTGAGTGACCAGGGTATTCCTGAGACCAATCAGCACTTTCAACAGTCTTTCGGACAATATCTGAAGACGGTAGCGGTGATGTGGGTCTTCGGTCTGTCGATTATCGGCCTGCCGGTTATTCTGCTGCTATTGTTTTTAAAAGGGTTGATCGTCGGCTTTACTGTCGGTTTCTTGGTCAACCAGTTAAAGTGGCAGGGTGTCACCTTTTCGCTTGCAGGCGTTCTACCGCAAAACATGTTGGTCGTCCCTGCGCTGCTGATCGTCGGCGTAGCCGGCATCTCTTTTTCCCTTCGATTAATTCGCACCCGGCTGCTGACCAGACAGGGTCAAATCCTGCCTCACTTTCTGAGCTACACCTGTATCTCTCTGGCCATGCTGGGTGTGATGACGATGGCTGCTCTGTTCGAGACGTTTGTCTCGCCTCACCTGATGCGTTACGTGCTTAATTAA
- the ald gene encoding alanine dehydrogenase, which translates to MIIGVPKEIKNNENRVGLTPAGVVAYSQAGHDVLVETEAGLASGFSDEEYQRAGAQIVSDAAEVWGRAEMICKVKEPLPEEYERFRDNQILFTYLHLAAAPELTHALIEKKVVAIAYETVQSKDGSLPLLTPMSEVAGRMSVQVGAQFLEKPHGGKGILLGGVPGVLPGRVVIIGGGVVGTNAAKMAMGLGAEVTLLDIDADRLRELDDLFHGRIRTLMSNPHHIAEMVKEADLLIGAVLVTGARAPRLVTEEMVKQMLPGSVIVDVAIDQGGSIETIDRITTHSDPVYIKHGVVHYAVANMPGAVPRTSTFALSNVTVPYGLQLATKGYERAIRENKELARGVNVIDGRVVYEAVATSLNLPYTPLSDVLAGVPV; encoded by the coding sequence ATGATCATTGGGGTTCCGAAAGAAATCAAAAATAATGAGAACAGGGTGGGACTTACACCCGCTGGTGTCGTTGCCTATAGCCAGGCTGGTCACGATGTGCTGGTTGAGACAGAGGCCGGGCTGGCAAGCGGATTTTCCGATGAGGAATATCAGCGGGCGGGAGCGCAAATCGTTTCCGATGCGGCTGAAGTGTGGGGGCGGGCCGAGATGATTTGCAAAGTGAAGGAGCCGCTGCCGGAAGAATATGAACGGTTCCGTGACAATCAGATCTTGTTTACCTATCTCCATCTCGCAGCCGCACCGGAGTTGACGCACGCACTGATAGAGAAAAAAGTAGTTGCGATCGCTTACGAAACCGTCCAGTCAAAGGACGGTTCTCTGCCGCTGCTCACCCCGATGAGCGAAGTAGCTGGACGGATGTCGGTACAAGTCGGGGCACAGTTTTTGGAGAAACCGCACGGCGGCAAGGGCATTCTGCTGGGCGGGGTTCCCGGAGTACTGCCAGGGCGGGTCGTGATCATCGGCGGGGGCGTTGTCGGCACCAATGCAGCCAAGATGGCGATGGGGTTAGGAGCGGAAGTAACCCTGCTGGACATCGACGCTGATCGGTTGCGCGAGTTGGACGACCTGTTCCACGGTCGAATCCGCACCCTGATGTCCAACCCCCATCATATCGCCGAGATGGTAAAAGAGGCCGATCTGCTGATTGGTGCCGTTCTCGTGACGGGTGCTCGCGCTCCCCGGCTCGTCACCGAGGAGATGGTGAAACAAATGCTGCCAGGTTCGGTTATCGTTGATGTCGCGATTGATCAGGGGGGATCGATCGAGACGATAGACCGGATCACCACCCACAGTGATCCCGTCTACATCAAACACGGAGTCGTTCACTATGCGGTCGCCAATATGCCTGGCGCAGTGCCACGCACGTCCACGTTTGCACTGTCCAATGTGACCGTTCCGTACGGGCTGCAGTTGGCAACCAAGGGATATGAACGAGCTATTCGCGAAAACAAGGAACTGGCACGCGGTGTCAACGTAATTGACGGACGGGTCGTATACGAAGCCGTCGCCACTTCTCTCAATCTGCCCTATACTCCTCTGAGTGACGTTCTTGCCGGTGTACCGGTTTGA
- a CDS encoding M20/M25/M40 family metallo-hydrolase, whose amino-acid sequence MINQERLLEEFLELVQIDSETKHEAAIAKVIKEKLHAMGFTVEEDEAAAKTGHEANNLIATLPGTATGPTILFSSHMDTVVPGNGVKPTIRDGYVYSDGTTILGADDKAGIAAIFEAIRTLKEKNLPHPTIQVVITVGEESGLVGSRAMDSSLLKAEMGFIMDSDGKVGEIIAAGAGQYRIVTKIYGKAAHAGVNPEDGISAINVASKAISRMPLGRIDEDTTANIGRFEGGKAYNIVSDYAEVWSEARSLVMEKLEAQVKKMTEAFESAAAEMGARCENEVMFMYHGFKFDENTPVVAKAIAAVKRIGREPKLGSSGGGSDGNVFNGFGIPTVNFGIGYEQIHTTNERMPLEELYKASELVLALVEESLA is encoded by the coding sequence TTGATTAATCAAGAGCGTTTGCTGGAAGAGTTTCTGGAGTTGGTCCAGATCGATAGCGAGACCAAACATGAAGCGGCGATTGCCAAGGTAATCAAAGAGAAGCTGCATGCTATGGGGTTTACTGTCGAAGAAGACGAGGCAGCAGCCAAAACAGGCCATGAGGCCAACAACCTGATCGCTACGCTTCCCGGCACGGCGACGGGACCGACCATTTTGTTCAGCAGCCATATGGATACGGTGGTTCCCGGCAATGGGGTGAAACCAACGATTCGCGACGGGTACGTCTACTCGGACGGAACGACCATCCTGGGAGCGGACGACAAAGCTGGGATCGCTGCCATCTTTGAAGCAATCCGCACATTAAAGGAGAAAAATCTGCCTCATCCCACCATTCAGGTGGTCATCACGGTTGGGGAAGAATCGGGATTGGTCGGTTCCCGGGCCATGGACAGCTCACTGTTGAAAGCGGAAATGGGCTTTATCATGGATTCTGATGGAAAAGTGGGAGAGATCATCGCTGCAGGAGCTGGGCAGTATCGGATCGTCACCAAGATCTACGGCAAAGCGGCTCATGCTGGTGTCAATCCGGAAGATGGCATTAGTGCCATCAATGTGGCGAGCAAAGCCATTTCCCGTATGCCGCTGGGGCGGATCGACGAAGATACGACGGCCAACATCGGACGATTTGAGGGTGGCAAGGCATACAACATCGTATCCGACTATGCAGAGGTCTGGTCGGAAGCGCGCAGCCTGGTGATGGAAAAGCTGGAGGCCCAGGTAAAGAAAATGACCGAAGCTTTTGAGTCGGCTGCAGCGGAGATGGGAGCCCGTTGTGAGAACGAAGTGATGTTCATGTACCATGGATTTAAGTTCGATGAGAATACGCCTGTCGTGGCCAAAGCCATTGCTGCTGTTAAACGGATTGGCAGAGAGCCCAAACTGGGCAGTTCTGGTGGCGGCAGCGATGGCAATGTGTTTAACGGATTTGGCATCCCTACGGTGAACTTTGGGATCGGATATGAACAGATTCATACGACCAACGAGCGGATGCCGCTGGAGGAGCTGTATAAGGCATCGGAACTTGTTCTGGCCTTAGTCGAAGAGTCATTGGCGTAA
- the deoB gene encoding phosphopentomutase translates to MPRFRRVFLIVLDSVGIGALPDAAAFGDEGAHTLGHIAQRVESFALPHLASLGLGNIEPLRNVPPTEHPKAHWGKMKEISVGKDTTTGHWEIMGLHVSKPFRTYPDGFPDALIRLLEEKTGRKVVGNKVASGTEIIEELGEHQMKTGDLIVYTSADSVLQIAAHEEVIGLDELYRICEIARELTLRDEFAVTRVIARPYLGQPGSFTRTANRHDYSVKPFGPTVMNRLQDANYDSIAIGKIADIYANEGVTREMRTDDNMDGVDQLLKTMRESFEGLSFVNLVDFDAKYGHRRDPEGYGRALMEFDARVPELLAALEEDDLLIITADHGNDPVHHGTDHTREYVPLLVYANNTGQASQLGVRETFADIGATIADNFGVTMPEIGTSFLNEI, encoded by the coding sequence ATGCCGCGTTTTCGTCGTGTTTTTTTAATCGTACTGGACAGTGTCGGAATTGGCGCACTGCCCGATGCTGCCGCATTTGGCGATGAAGGTGCGCATACGCTGGGCCACATCGCCCAACGAGTAGAATCTTTTGCCCTGCCCCATCTGGCATCGTTGGGGCTCGGCAACATTGAGCCACTGCGCAATGTGCCCCCTACAGAGCACCCAAAAGCGCACTGGGGGAAAATGAAGGAAATTTCCGTCGGCAAGGATACAACGACCGGCCACTGGGAAATAATGGGACTTCATGTGTCCAAGCCGTTTCGCACCTATCCGGATGGCTTTCCCGATGCCTTGATCCGATTGCTGGAAGAAAAGACGGGGCGCAAGGTGGTAGGGAACAAAGTGGCATCCGGGACAGAGATCATTGAGGAACTGGGCGAGCACCAGATGAAAACGGGTGATTTGATCGTCTATACGTCGGCTGACAGTGTGCTGCAGATTGCGGCGCACGAAGAGGTGATTGGGCTCGACGAGTTGTATCGGATTTGTGAGATCGCCCGTGAACTTACGTTGCGCGATGAGTTTGCTGTCACCAGAGTGATCGCCAGACCTTACCTCGGCCAGCCCGGTTCGTTTACCCGCACGGCCAACCGACATGATTATTCCGTCAAACCGTTTGGGCCAACCGTGATGAATCGGTTGCAAGATGCCAACTACGACTCGATTGCGATCGGCAAGATAGCTGACATATATGCGAACGAAGGGGTTACCCGTGAGATGCGGACTGATGACAACATGGATGGAGTCGATCAACTGCTGAAGACGATGAGAGAGAGCTTTGAAGGGCTCAGCTTTGTCAATCTCGTCGACTTTGATGCAAAGTACGGCCATCGGCGCGATCCGGAAGGATACGGACGGGCGCTGATGGAATTCGACGCGCGCGTCCCGGAACTGCTCGCAGCTCTTGAAGAAGACGATCTGTTGATCATTACGGCCGACCATGGTAATGATCCCGTACACCATGGAACGGACCATACCCGGGAGTATGTGCCGCTGCTGGTCTACGCCAACAACACGGGGCAGGCCAGTCAGCTTGGAGTGCGCGAGACATTTGCCGATATAGGCGCTACGATTGCCGACAACTTCGGTGTAACTATGCCGGAGATTGGCACGAGCTTTTTAAACGAGATATGA
- a CDS encoding Fur family transcriptional regulator, whose protein sequence is MEDKIEKIKQQLHSRNYKLTPQREATVRVLLEHEEDHLSAEDVYMLVKEKAPEIGLATVYRTLELLSELRVIHKMNFGDGVARYDLRDDNAERHHHHLICMNCGTVDEIFEDLLGGAEDRVRNAYNFSILDHRLNFYGICHRCIDKVNLDDFK, encoded by the coding sequence ATGGAAGATAAAATAGAAAAAATTAAACAGCAGCTGCATTCCCGTAACTATAAGCTGACACCGCAGCGGGAGGCCACGGTTCGCGTATTGCTCGAGCACGAAGAAGACCATCTGAGTGCGGAAGACGTCTACATGCTGGTGAAAGAGAAAGCCCCTGAGATCGGCCTTGCTACGGTTTACCGTACGTTGGAACTGTTGAGTGAACTGCGCGTCATCCATAAAATGAACTTTGGAGACGGTGTAGCCCGTTACGATCTCCGTGACGACAACGCCGAGCGCCATCACCATCACTTGATCTGTATGAACTGCGGAACGGTGGATGAAATCTTTGAAGATTTGCTTGGCGGGGCAGAAGATAGGGTGCGAAACGCATACAACTTTTCCATATTGGATCACCGGCTCAATTTTTATGGCATTTGCCACCGTTGCATCGACAAAGTGAATCTCGACGACTTCAAGTAA
- the xerD gene encoding site-specific tyrosine recombinase XerD, with the protein MDLLIDNFTHFLAVEKGLAANTLESYQRDLVMYVSYLRDQGIEQIEQTSRAHIVGYLMMLQEKGRATATLSRNMASIRAFYQFLVRDKYLDKDPSIHLETPKIEKRLPKVLTIDEVERLLEGPPLHHPAGIRDKAMLELLYATGIRVSELVNLNLGDVNLEMGFLKCMGKGSKERIIPLGKIAIEIVRQYMETGRPRLFKGKTETALFLNHLGKRISRQGFWKIIKKYAQQANIRTEITPHTLRHSFATHLLENGADLRSVQEMLGHADISTTQIYTHVTRTRIKDVYAKTHPRA; encoded by the coding sequence ATGGACTTGCTGATCGACAACTTTACCCACTTTCTAGCAGTCGAAAAAGGGTTGGCTGCCAATACGCTTGAATCGTACCAGCGCGATTTGGTGATGTATGTATCGTATCTGCGTGATCAGGGGATTGAGCAAATTGAGCAGACAAGCCGAGCCCACATCGTTGGCTATCTGATGATGCTGCAGGAAAAAGGACGGGCTACGGCGACGTTGTCCCGCAACATGGCTTCGATTCGCGCTTTTTATCAGTTTTTGGTGCGCGATAAGTATCTGGACAAAGATCCCTCCATTCACCTGGAGACCCCCAAGATTGAAAAACGGCTGCCAAAAGTGTTAACCATCGACGAGGTAGAGCGCCTGCTCGAAGGACCGCCCCTTCATCATCCGGCCGGCATCCGTGACAAGGCGATGCTGGAACTGCTCTATGCGACAGGTATTCGAGTGTCTGAACTGGTCAATCTGAACCTGGGCGATGTCAATCTTGAGATGGGATTTCTCAAGTGTATGGGAAAAGGCTCAAAAGAGCGGATTATACCACTTGGCAAAATTGCGATTGAAATCGTCCGCCAATACATGGAAACCGGCCGTCCCCGTCTGTTCAAGGGAAAGACGGAGACGGCCCTCTTTCTCAACCATTTGGGCAAACGGATCAGCAGACAAGGCTTCTGGAAAATCATCAAAAAATACGCGCAGCAGGCCAACATACGGACTGAAATCACGCCGCATACACTGCGTCATTCGTTTGCTACACACCTGCTGGAGAATGGGGCCGACCTGCGCTCCGTACAGGAAATGCTCGGTCATGCCGACATCTCCACTACTCAGATCTATACGCACGTGACACGTACGCGGATCAAGGATGTGTATGCCAAAACGCATCCGAGAGCATAA
- the mciZ gene encoding Z-ring formation inhibitor MciZ — protein sequence MFYSDRKLHRVATGLLVPSHHNRRRCQMKTYTDLHHLRLVGKAWEIRATLRRLSNKPITLQEWLARLDRAVQR from the coding sequence GTGTTCTACAGTGATCGTAAGCTCCATAGAGTAGCAACAGGATTGCTTGTCCCATCTCATCATAACAGGAGGCGTTGTCAAATGAAAACCTATACCGATCTACATCACCTGCGTCTGGTCGGAAAAGCATGGGAAATCCGCGCTACTCTGCGCCGTCTGTCAAACAAGCCCATAACGTTGCAAGAGTGGCTAGCTCGTCTCGATCGGGCGGTACAGCGCTAG
- a CDS encoding NUDIX domain-containing protein has product MRNTDRFYEKTISSEQIYDGRIIKVKVDEVLLPNGKTGKREIVNHQGAVAVLALTDDEKLVAVRQFRKPLERTIVEIPAGKLEPGEDPLDCAKRELAEETGYQAEQFSHISSFYTSPGFADELLHLYLATGLQPGAAQPDEDEFVDVLELTMEEAKTLHETGEIRDAKTVLALFAWENRVLKQRG; this is encoded by the coding sequence ATGCGGAATACGGACCGCTTTTACGAGAAGACGATCAGTAGCGAACAGATCTACGACGGACGAATTATCAAGGTGAAAGTGGATGAAGTGCTGCTCCCCAACGGGAAAACCGGCAAGCGCGAAATCGTCAATCATCAGGGAGCAGTTGCCGTTCTGGCGCTCACAGACGATGAAAAGCTGGTAGCAGTGCGCCAGTTCCGCAAACCACTGGAGCGGACGATCGTTGAGATTCCCGCCGGCAAGCTGGAACCCGGGGAAGATCCGCTCGACTGTGCCAAGCGGGAGTTGGCTGAGGAAACAGGCTATCAAGCAGAACAGTTTTCCCATATAAGCTCGTTTTATACCTCGCCTGGCTTCGCCGATGAGCTGCTCCATCTCTACCTGGCAACTGGATTGCAGCCGGGGGCGGCACAGCCGGATGAAGACGAGTTCGTGGACGTATTGGAACTAACCATGGAAGAAGCAAAGACGCTGCATGAGACGGGGGAGATCCGGGACGCCAAGACGGTGCTCGCTTTGTTCGCCTGGGAGAATCGGGTGTTGAAACAACGTGGTTAA
- a CDS encoding DUF4227 family protein: protein MGGRFRRIMDVVRFFLVFVTCSLLGYGIVTFLSENFLPANPYREPQGNAVKVVRLLQENSSTDLDWYLERLQLFYLVGE from the coding sequence ATGGGCGGCAGATTTCGACGAATCATGGACGTCGTTCGCTTCTTTCTCGTGTTTGTGACCTGTTCACTGTTGGGCTATGGAATCGTCACGTTTCTGTCGGAAAACTTTTTGCCGGCAAACCCGTATCGTGAACCGCAGGGCAATGCTGTCAAAGTGGTTCGTTTGCTGCAGGAGAATAGCTCGACTGATCTCGATTGGTATCTGGAGCGCCTGCAGCTGTTTTATCTGGTAGGAGAATAG
- a CDS encoding endonuclease Q family protein — protein sequence MHIHIGRTWSGKPVKITASRQLTLTRILEESSERKGMDMIGIIDAHSPEVQVELEDLIAQGQAAPLPEGGIRYKQTTLILGCEVEIKEAGRGEAHFLCYLPSLEEMRRFTRWLADRCKNVQLSSQRIGATVRELQEYTTELGGVVVPAHIFTPHKGYYGNCADRLSELADPALIYAVELGLSANTEMADRISELHDKTYLTNSDAHSLAKIGREYQQVRMAEPTFAEWLKVLRREEGRCVGTNYGLHPRLGKYHQTRCQACQSPLPEQGDGRCPACGFRAIVRGVEERIAQLADLPAGNHPGHRPPYVEQIPLEFVPGLGPKTIGKLYTAFGTEMNVLHRASQSDLAVVVGEKTAHLIGLARAGQLPIKTGGAGVYGRIDRPLA from the coding sequence ATGCATATTCACATCGGTCGGACATGGAGCGGAAAGCCGGTCAAGATCACCGCATCCCGTCAGCTTACCTTGACCCGCATTCTGGAGGAGTCGTCTGAGCGAAAGGGGATGGACATGATCGGGATTATCGACGCTCATTCGCCAGAGGTGCAGGTTGAATTGGAGGATCTGATTGCCCAAGGTCAGGCAGCGCCGCTCCCGGAAGGCGGCATTCGTTACAAACAGACGACGTTGATTCTCGGCTGCGAGGTGGAGATCAAGGAGGCTGGGCGCGGGGAGGCCCATTTTCTGTGCTATCTTCCTTCCCTCGAAGAGATGAGGCGCTTCACCCGTTGGTTGGCCGATCGCTGTAAAAACGTACAGCTTAGCTCCCAGCGGATCGGTGCGACAGTGAGGGAACTGCAGGAGTACACCACAGAGCTAGGCGGGGTGGTTGTACCGGCGCATATCTTTACACCACATAAGGGGTATTACGGCAATTGCGCCGATCGGCTGAGCGAGCTTGCTGATCCGGCTCTGATTTACGCAGTGGAGTTGGGGCTTAGTGCCAACACGGAGATGGCAGACCGGATCAGCGAACTGCACGACAAGACATATCTTACCAACTCCGATGCTCACTCGTTGGCCAAGATCGGTCGCGAGTACCAGCAGGTACGGATGGCGGAGCCAACGTTTGCCGAGTGGCTCAAGGTACTGCGACGGGAGGAGGGGCGATGCGTTGGGACCAATTACGGACTGCACCCTCGTCTTGGAAAATATCATCAAACGAGATGCCAAGCCTGCCAATCTCCGCTGCCTGAACAAGGGGATGGACGATGTCCGGCTTGTGGATTTCGTGCAATTGTCAGAGGAGTAGAAGAGCGGATCGCCCAGCTTGCCGATCTGCCGGCTGGTAACCATCCGGGACATCGTCCGCCTTATGTAGAGCAGATCCCGCTTGAGTTTGTGCCGGGACTAGGCCCGAAGACGATCGGCAAACTGTATACTGCATTTGGCACCGAGATGAATGTGCTGCATCGAGCCAGTCAGTCTGATCTGGCAGTGGTCGTCGGGGAGAAAACAGCCCATCTGATCGGCTTGGCAAGAGCCGGTCAACTCCCGATCAAAACAGGAGGGGCCGGTGTATATGGCCGGATTGACCGTCCACTTGCATAA